A region from the Brassica napus cultivar Da-Ae chromosome C8, Da-Ae, whole genome shotgun sequence genome encodes:
- the LOC106415624 gene encoding mitochondrial uncoupling protein 5-like, with amino-acid sequence MGLKGFAEGGIASIVAGCSTHPLDLIKVRMQLQGESASIQTNLRPALAFQTSAAAHAPSPPPRVGIITIGSRIIRQEGTRALFSGVSATVLRQTLYSTTRMGLYDILKTKWTDPETKTIPLTRKLAAGFIAGGIGAAVGNPADVAMVRMQADGRLPVVDRRNYKSVLDAIAQMVRGEGVTSLWRGSSMTINRAMLVTASQLATYDSVKETILEKGLMRDGLGTHVTSSFAAGFVASVASNPVDVIKTRVMNMKVEAGKTAPYKGAVDCALKTVRAEGIMALYKGFLPTVSRQAPFTVIMFVTLEQVKKVFKDFDF; translated from the coding sequence ATGGGTCTAAAGGGTTTCGCTGAAGGAGGGATCGCATCGATCGTAGCGGGCTGTTCGACCCACCCGCTCGATCTAATCAAGGTCCGAATGCAGCTCCAAGGCGAATCTGCCTCAATTCAGACAAACCTCCGACCAGCACTCGCTTTCCAGACTTCCGCCGCCGCTCACGCGCCTTCGCCTCCTCCGCGCGTGGGTATCATCACCAtcggatctcgcatcatcagaCAAGAAGGCACGCGCGCGCTCTTCTCCGGCGTCTCCGCCACCGTTCTCCGCCAGACTCTCTACTCGACGACTCGTATGGGTCTATACGACATCCTGAAAACCAAATGGACCGACCCGGAAACCAAAACCATACCTTTGACCCGCAAACTCGCCGCCGGGTTCATCGCCGGAGGTATCGGAGCCGCCGTCGGGAACCCGGCGGATGTCGCCATGGTGCGCATGCAAGCCGACGGGAGGCTCCCGGTGGTCGACCGGAGGAACTACAAGAGCGTTTTGGACGCGATCGCGCAGATGGTTCGCGGCGAAGGCGTCACGTCGCTGTGGAGAGGTTCGTCGATGACGATAAACAGAGCGATGCTCGTGACGGCGTCGCAGCTGGCTACGTACGACTCGGTGAAAGAGACGATTTTGGAGAAAGGGTTGATGAGGGACGGGCTCGGGACTCACGTGACGTCGAGCTTCGCGGCGGGGTTTGTGGCTTCGGTCGCGTCGAACCCCGTGGATGTGATCAAGACGAGAGTGATGAATATGAAGGTGGAGGCGGGGAAAACGGCGCCGTATAAGGGGGCGGTTGATTGCGCGTTGAAGACGGTGAGAGCGGAAGGGATCATGGCTTTATACAAAGGGTTTCTGCCGACGGTGTCGAGACAAGCACCGTTCACGGTGATTATGTTTGTGACACTTGAACAAGTTAAGAAGGTGTTCAAGGACTTTGACTTTTGA
- the LOC106414327 gene encoding extensin — protein MVSWLSSLVIAVTFTSLFTGLSARHLLQSTPATQPPVTTTFPPLPKPTMPPPMPSSLPQPTLPQPAAFPPLPSTQIPSLPNPTQPINIPNFPQISIPNFPISIPNNFPFNIPTSIPTIPFFTPPPSK, from the coding sequence ATGGTTTCCTGGCTATCATCCCTCGTCATTGCAGTGACATTCACTAGCTTATTCACCGGTCTATCTGCTCGCCATCTTCTCCAATCAACACCAGCCACTCAACCACCGGTTACAACAACATTCCCACCTCTTCCCAAACCCACAATGCCACCACCAATGCCTTCTTCGCTTCCTCAACCAACCCTTCCTCAACCTGCAGCGTTTCCACCATTACCGAGCACACAGATACCTTCTCTGCCTAACCCAACACAACCCATTAATATCCCAAACTTTCCACAAATCAGTATCCCTAATTTCCCAATTAGCATTCCAAACAACTTCCCCTTTAATATTCCCACTAGCATTCCTACCATTCCTTTCTTCACTCCACCACCTTCCAAGTGA